Proteins encoded together in one Carya illinoinensis cultivar Pawnee chromosome 3, C.illinoinensisPawnee_v1, whole genome shotgun sequence window:
- the LOC122305345 gene encoding putative lysine-specific demethylase JMJ16 isoform X5, whose amino-acid sequence MLDGCGNLVVWTICEILTRFNFKPCLRRSCGPCELVRTINHYSMLMDLGHKRSCCNDENVESFPVPPGFVSLTSFTLRRVERSEETNNSMSFESASTLEPIKTDNMSDVTDIAELKRSCKRRPWIPFDKSSHSPEESESGLFDMDLPKTCLPKGVTRGCPDCSNCLKVIARWRPEEARRSVSEEAPIFYPTEEEFEDTVKYIASIRPRAEAYGICRIVPPSSWQPPCLIKKNNIWENSTFVTHIQQIDGLQKQSSQSKRARFNENVKGKSRSLSMDLNYESSDEDATNPDDVGRFNVESFESEPGPKFALETFKIYADDFKCQYFCSGGKVTGRDKNSTGFQDKGEPSLDDIVGEYIRIVENPTEEIEVLCANLETGVFGSGFPRVSNLVEISGYTKYLKSSWNLNNIPKLPGSLLSFETEETSHILQPQLRVGMCFSSLQWKSEEHHLYSLCYMHLGAPKIWHCVPGCYNVKFETAVKKYFPDLLVEPLLGHKLVTEKSASMLKSEGIPIYRCIQYPREFVLVFPGAYHTAFDSGFNCTEVVNFAPLDWLPFGQNAVELYHEQGRKTSLSHDKLLLGAAREAVRAQWELVLCGNNTSDNLRWKDVCGKGGILAKALKSRIKYEGIRRKYLCNSSRSQRMRKNFDATGKKECTVCLYDLHMSAASCQCNPNKFSCLNHAKQLCSCPWGDKFFLFRYEMNELDILLEALEGKLSAVYRWAKDDLGLSLHSSVSKNSPQEPWLAGRQNSRSEESKQKEHKSQNVGKPNGIDRNSASNIKAEIKARLLQSKVLNNLKAKDDTVETQDAATRSSISTPASGIETETNAHVLQSTMSNKPNEYDNAVASTINSSATADGISFLQRQVIFEVSSESTSVSSCSESEEETLDLIFGSAKKGAV is encoded by the exons ATGTTAGATGGCTGTGGAAACTTGGTGGTTTGGACAATCTGTGAGATACTGACAAGAT TCAATTTCAAGCCTTGCTTGAGGCGCAGTTGTGGTCCTTGTGAACTGGTGCGGACTATTAACCATTATAGCA TGCTGATGGACTTAGGGCACAAAAGGTCTTGTTGTAATGATGAGAATGTGGAAAGTTTCCCAGTTCCACCAGGTTTTGTATCTCTTACATCCTTCACATTGAGGAGGGTGGAAAGAAGTGAAGAAACCAATAATTCCATGTCCTTCGAGAGTGCATCTACACTAGAGCCAATCAAGACGGACAACATGTCTGACGTGACCgatattgcagagttgaagaGATCTTGCAAACGCAGACCATGGATACCTTTCGACAAAAGCAGTCACAGTCCAGAGGAATCTGAATCAGGACTCTTTGACATG GATCTCCCTAAAACTTGCCTTCCAAAAGGGGTTACTCGTGGATGCCCAGATTGTAGTAATTGTCTGAAG GTAATAGCAAGGTGGCGTCCGGAAGAGGCAAGAAGGAGTGTCAGTGAAGAGGCTCCCATTTTCTATCCAACGGAAGAG GAATTTGAAGACACTGTTAAGTATATTGCAAGCATACGCCCTAGAGCAGAAGCATATGGAATTTGTCGTATTGTTCCTCCTTCTTCATGGCAACCTCCTTgcctaattaagaaaaataacatATGGGAAAATTCTACGTTTGTTACCCATATTCAGCAGATAGATGGGCTTCAAAAACAGTCTTCACAGAGCAAAAGAGCTAGATTTAATGAAAATGTAAAGGGTAAGAGTAGAAGTTTGAGTATGGATCTAAACTATGAGTCTAGTGATGAAGATGCCACAAACCCTGATGATGTTGGACGTTTCAATGTTGAAAGCTTTGAGTCTGAACCTGGCCCAAAATTTGCTCTCGAAACTTTCAAGATATATGCAGATGATTTCAagtgccaatatttttgcagtGGAGGTAAGGTTACAGGTCGGGATAAAAATTCAACTGGGTTCCAAGATAAGGGGGAACCATCATTGGATGATATTGTGGgtgaatacatacgtattgtTGAGAATCCAACTGAAGAAATTGAG GTGCTTTGTGCAAACCTGGAGACTGGAGTTTTTGGCAGTGGATTTCCAAGAGTATCCAATCTTGTGGAGATATCTGGTTATACTAAGTATTTGAAATCAAGCTGGAACTTAAATAATATACCTAAACTGCCCggttctcttctttcttttgaaaCCGAGGAGACGTCTCATATCTTACAGCCTCAGCTTCGTGTAGGAATGTGCTTTTCTTCACTTCAATGG AAATCTGAAGAGCACCACTTATACTCATTGTGTTACATGCATTTGGGTGCTCCTAAAATATGGCATTGCGTTCCAGGATGCTATAATGTTAAGTTTGAGACGGCCGTGAAGAAATACTTTCCAGATTTGTTAGTTGAACCTCTGTTGGGTCATAAGCTG GTTACTGAAAAATCTGCCTCCATGTTGAAGTCAGAGGGTATACCCATCTATCGTTGCATTCAATATCCTAGGGAGTTTGTTCTTGTCTTCCCAGGAGCATATCATACTGCATTTGACTCGGGCTTTAATTGTACGGAGGTGGTAAATTTTGCTCCCCTTGACTGGTTGCCCTTTGGGCAGAATGCTGTAGAACTCTATCATGAGCAAGGAAGAAAAACTTCACTATCCCACGATAAACTGCTACTTGGGGCAGCTAGGGAAGCTGTGAGGGCACAATGGGAACTTGTACTTTGTGGGAATAACACATCAGATAATTTGAGATGGAAAGATGTGTGTGGAAAGGGAGGGATATTAGCAAAAGCGCTCAAG TCACGTATTAAGTACGAAGGTATTAGGAGGAAGTACCTTTGCAACTCTTCACGGTCACAGAGGATGCGTAAAAATTTTGATGCTACCGGCAAAAAGGAATGCACAGTGTGCCTCTATGACTTGCACATGTCTGCAGCTAGTTGCCAATGCAATCCAAacaaattttcatgtttgaatCATGCAAAGCAGCTCTGTTCTTGCCCTTGGGGTGACAAATTTTTTCTCTTCCGTTATGAAATGAATGAGTTAGATATTCTACTTGAAGCTTTGGAAGGAAAACTAAGTGCAGTCTACAGATGGGCTAAAGATGATCTTGGACTGTCTCTTCATTCTTCTGTCTCCAAAAATAGTCCACAAGAACCATGGCTTGCAGGCCGTCAAAACTCTCGTTCAGAAGAATCAAAACAAAAGGAGCACAAATCCCAAAATGTGGGAAAACCCAATGGAATTGATAGAAACTCTGCTTCTAATATTAAGGCAGAAATAAAGGCACGTCTGCTCCAATCTAAAGTCTTGAATAACTTGAAAGCAAAAGACGATACCGTGGAAACCCAAGATGCAGCAACGCGAAGCAGCATCAGTACTCCTGCATCTGGTATTGAGACAGAAACAAACGCACATGTGCTTCAATCGACAATGTCCAACAAACCAAATGAATACGATAATGCAGTAGCATCTACAATTAATTCGAGTGCGACAGCAGATGGTATTTCATTTTTGCAGAGACAGGTGATATTTGAGGTTTCTTCTGAAAGCACCAGTGTGTCAAGTTGCTCAGAGTCTGAGGAGGAGACATTGGATCTTATCTTTGGTTCAGCTAAAAAGGGTGCTGTATAG
- the LOC122305345 gene encoding putative lysine-specific demethylase JMJ16 isoform X1, with translation MLDGCGNLVVWTICEILTRFLLPICCYMLWINFKPCLRRSCGPCELVRTINHYSSELLMDLGHKRSCCNDENVESFPVPPGFVSLTSFTLRRVERSEETNNSMSFESASTLEPIKTDNMSDVTDIAELKRSCKRRPWIPFDKSSHSPEESESGLFDMDLPKTCLPKGVTRGCPDCSNCLKVIARWRPEEARRSVSEEAPIFYPTEEEFEDTVKYIASIRPRAEAYGICRIVPPSSWQPPCLIKKNNIWENSTFVTHIQQIDGLQKQSSQSKRARFNENVKGKSRSLSMDLNYESSDEDATNPDDVGRFNVESFESEPGPKFALETFKIYADDFKCQYFCSGGKVTGRDKNSTGFQDKGEPSLDDIVGEYIRIVENPTEEIEVLCANLETGVFGSGFPRVSNLVEISGYTKYLKSSWNLNNIPKLPGSLLSFETEETSHILQPQLRVGMCFSSLQWKSEEHHLYSLCYMHLGAPKIWHCVPGCYNVKFETAVKKYFPDLLVEPLLGHKLVTEKSASMLKSEGIPIYRCIQYPREFVLVFPGAYHTAFDSGFNCTEVVNFAPLDWLPFGQNAVELYHEQGRKTSLSHDKLLLGAAREAVRAQWELVLCGNNTSDNLRWKDVCGKGGILAKALKSRIKYEGIRRKYLCNSSRSQRMRKNFDATGKKECTVCLYDLHMSAASCQCNPNKFSCLNHAKQLCSCPWGDKFFLFRYEMNELDILLEALEGKLSAVYRWAKDDLGLSLHSSVSKNSPQEPWLAGRQNSRSEESKQKEHKSQNVGKPNGIDRNSASNIKAEIKARLLQSKVLNNLKAKDDTVETQDAATRSSISTPASGIETETNAHVLQSTMSNKPNEYDNAVASTINSSATADGISFLQRQVIFEVSSESTSVSSCSESEEETLDLIFGSAKKGAV, from the exons ATGTTAGATGGCTGTGGAAACTTGGTGGTTTGGACAATCTGTGAGATACTGACAAGAT TTCTTTTACCCATATGCTGCTATATGCTTTGGA TCAATTTCAAGCCTTGCTTGAGGCGCAGTTGTGGTCCTTGTGAACTGGTGCGGACTATTAACCATTATAGCAGTGAGC TGCTGATGGACTTAGGGCACAAAAGGTCTTGTTGTAATGATGAGAATGTGGAAAGTTTCCCAGTTCCACCAGGTTTTGTATCTCTTACATCCTTCACATTGAGGAGGGTGGAAAGAAGTGAAGAAACCAATAATTCCATGTCCTTCGAGAGTGCATCTACACTAGAGCCAATCAAGACGGACAACATGTCTGACGTGACCgatattgcagagttgaagaGATCTTGCAAACGCAGACCATGGATACCTTTCGACAAAAGCAGTCACAGTCCAGAGGAATCTGAATCAGGACTCTTTGACATG GATCTCCCTAAAACTTGCCTTCCAAAAGGGGTTACTCGTGGATGCCCAGATTGTAGTAATTGTCTGAAG GTAATAGCAAGGTGGCGTCCGGAAGAGGCAAGAAGGAGTGTCAGTGAAGAGGCTCCCATTTTCTATCCAACGGAAGAG GAATTTGAAGACACTGTTAAGTATATTGCAAGCATACGCCCTAGAGCAGAAGCATATGGAATTTGTCGTATTGTTCCTCCTTCTTCATGGCAACCTCCTTgcctaattaagaaaaataacatATGGGAAAATTCTACGTTTGTTACCCATATTCAGCAGATAGATGGGCTTCAAAAACAGTCTTCACAGAGCAAAAGAGCTAGATTTAATGAAAATGTAAAGGGTAAGAGTAGAAGTTTGAGTATGGATCTAAACTATGAGTCTAGTGATGAAGATGCCACAAACCCTGATGATGTTGGACGTTTCAATGTTGAAAGCTTTGAGTCTGAACCTGGCCCAAAATTTGCTCTCGAAACTTTCAAGATATATGCAGATGATTTCAagtgccaatatttttgcagtGGAGGTAAGGTTACAGGTCGGGATAAAAATTCAACTGGGTTCCAAGATAAGGGGGAACCATCATTGGATGATATTGTGGgtgaatacatacgtattgtTGAGAATCCAACTGAAGAAATTGAG GTGCTTTGTGCAAACCTGGAGACTGGAGTTTTTGGCAGTGGATTTCCAAGAGTATCCAATCTTGTGGAGATATCTGGTTATACTAAGTATTTGAAATCAAGCTGGAACTTAAATAATATACCTAAACTGCCCggttctcttctttcttttgaaaCCGAGGAGACGTCTCATATCTTACAGCCTCAGCTTCGTGTAGGAATGTGCTTTTCTTCACTTCAATGG AAATCTGAAGAGCACCACTTATACTCATTGTGTTACATGCATTTGGGTGCTCCTAAAATATGGCATTGCGTTCCAGGATGCTATAATGTTAAGTTTGAGACGGCCGTGAAGAAATACTTTCCAGATTTGTTAGTTGAACCTCTGTTGGGTCATAAGCTG GTTACTGAAAAATCTGCCTCCATGTTGAAGTCAGAGGGTATACCCATCTATCGTTGCATTCAATATCCTAGGGAGTTTGTTCTTGTCTTCCCAGGAGCATATCATACTGCATTTGACTCGGGCTTTAATTGTACGGAGGTGGTAAATTTTGCTCCCCTTGACTGGTTGCCCTTTGGGCAGAATGCTGTAGAACTCTATCATGAGCAAGGAAGAAAAACTTCACTATCCCACGATAAACTGCTACTTGGGGCAGCTAGGGAAGCTGTGAGGGCACAATGGGAACTTGTACTTTGTGGGAATAACACATCAGATAATTTGAGATGGAAAGATGTGTGTGGAAAGGGAGGGATATTAGCAAAAGCGCTCAAG TCACGTATTAAGTACGAAGGTATTAGGAGGAAGTACCTTTGCAACTCTTCACGGTCACAGAGGATGCGTAAAAATTTTGATGCTACCGGCAAAAAGGAATGCACAGTGTGCCTCTATGACTTGCACATGTCTGCAGCTAGTTGCCAATGCAATCCAAacaaattttcatgtttgaatCATGCAAAGCAGCTCTGTTCTTGCCCTTGGGGTGACAAATTTTTTCTCTTCCGTTATGAAATGAATGAGTTAGATATTCTACTTGAAGCTTTGGAAGGAAAACTAAGTGCAGTCTACAGATGGGCTAAAGATGATCTTGGACTGTCTCTTCATTCTTCTGTCTCCAAAAATAGTCCACAAGAACCATGGCTTGCAGGCCGTCAAAACTCTCGTTCAGAAGAATCAAAACAAAAGGAGCACAAATCCCAAAATGTGGGAAAACCCAATGGAATTGATAGAAACTCTGCTTCTAATATTAAGGCAGAAATAAAGGCACGTCTGCTCCAATCTAAAGTCTTGAATAACTTGAAAGCAAAAGACGATACCGTGGAAACCCAAGATGCAGCAACGCGAAGCAGCATCAGTACTCCTGCATCTGGTATTGAGACAGAAACAAACGCACATGTGCTTCAATCGACAATGTCCAACAAACCAAATGAATACGATAATGCAGTAGCATCTACAATTAATTCGAGTGCGACAGCAGATGGTATTTCATTTTTGCAGAGACAGGTGATATTTGAGGTTTCTTCTGAAAGCACCAGTGTGTCAAGTTGCTCAGAGTCTGAGGAGGAGACATTGGATCTTATCTTTGGTTCAGCTAAAAAGGGTGCTGTATAG
- the LOC122305345 gene encoding putative lysine-specific demethylase JMJ16 isoform X9 encodes MLMDLGHKRSCCNDENVESFPVPPGFVSLTSFTLRRVERSEETNNSMSFESASTLEPIKTDNMSDVTDIAELKRSCKRRPWIPFDKSSHSPEESESGLFDMDLPKTCLPKGVTRGCPDCSNCLKVIARWRPEEARRSVSEEAPIFYPTEEEFEDTVKYIASIRPRAEAYGICRIVPPSSWQPPCLIKKNNIWENSTFVTHIQQIDGLQKQSSQSKRARFNENVKGKSRSLSMDLNYESSDEDATNPDDVGRFNVESFESEPGPKFALETFKIYADDFKCQYFCSGGKVTGRDKNSTGFQDKGEPSLDDIVGEYIRIVENPTEEIEVLCANLETGVFGSGFPRVSNLVEISGYTKYLKSSWNLNNIPKLPGSLLSFETEETSHILQPQLRVGMCFSSLQWKSEEHHLYSLCYMHLGAPKIWHCVPGCYNVKFETAVKKYFPDLLVEPLLGHKLVTEKSASMLKSEGIPIYRCIQYPREFVLVFPGAYHTAFDSGFNCTEVVNFAPLDWLPFGQNAVELYHEQGRKTSLSHDKLLLGAAREAVRAQWELVLCGNNTSDNLRWKDVCGKGGILAKALKSRIKYEGIRRKYLCNSSRSQRMRKNFDATGKKECTVCLYDLHMSAASCQCNPNKFSCLNHAKQLCSCPWGDKFFLFRYEMNELDILLEALEGKLSAVYRWAKDDLGLSLHSSVSKNSPQEPWLAGRQNSRSEESKQKEHKSQNVGKPNGIDRNSASNIKAEIKARLLQSKVLNNLKAKDDTVETQDAATRSSISTPASGIETETNAHVLQSTMSNKPNEYDNAVASTINSSATADGISFLQRQVIFEVSSESTSVSSCSESEEETLDLIFGSAKKGAV; translated from the exons A TGCTGATGGACTTAGGGCACAAAAGGTCTTGTTGTAATGATGAGAATGTGGAAAGTTTCCCAGTTCCACCAGGTTTTGTATCTCTTACATCCTTCACATTGAGGAGGGTGGAAAGAAGTGAAGAAACCAATAATTCCATGTCCTTCGAGAGTGCATCTACACTAGAGCCAATCAAGACGGACAACATGTCTGACGTGACCgatattgcagagttgaagaGATCTTGCAAACGCAGACCATGGATACCTTTCGACAAAAGCAGTCACAGTCCAGAGGAATCTGAATCAGGACTCTTTGACATG GATCTCCCTAAAACTTGCCTTCCAAAAGGGGTTACTCGTGGATGCCCAGATTGTAGTAATTGTCTGAAG GTAATAGCAAGGTGGCGTCCGGAAGAGGCAAGAAGGAGTGTCAGTGAAGAGGCTCCCATTTTCTATCCAACGGAAGAG GAATTTGAAGACACTGTTAAGTATATTGCAAGCATACGCCCTAGAGCAGAAGCATATGGAATTTGTCGTATTGTTCCTCCTTCTTCATGGCAACCTCCTTgcctaattaagaaaaataacatATGGGAAAATTCTACGTTTGTTACCCATATTCAGCAGATAGATGGGCTTCAAAAACAGTCTTCACAGAGCAAAAGAGCTAGATTTAATGAAAATGTAAAGGGTAAGAGTAGAAGTTTGAGTATGGATCTAAACTATGAGTCTAGTGATGAAGATGCCACAAACCCTGATGATGTTGGACGTTTCAATGTTGAAAGCTTTGAGTCTGAACCTGGCCCAAAATTTGCTCTCGAAACTTTCAAGATATATGCAGATGATTTCAagtgccaatatttttgcagtGGAGGTAAGGTTACAGGTCGGGATAAAAATTCAACTGGGTTCCAAGATAAGGGGGAACCATCATTGGATGATATTGTGGgtgaatacatacgtattgtTGAGAATCCAACTGAAGAAATTGAG GTGCTTTGTGCAAACCTGGAGACTGGAGTTTTTGGCAGTGGATTTCCAAGAGTATCCAATCTTGTGGAGATATCTGGTTATACTAAGTATTTGAAATCAAGCTGGAACTTAAATAATATACCTAAACTGCCCggttctcttctttcttttgaaaCCGAGGAGACGTCTCATATCTTACAGCCTCAGCTTCGTGTAGGAATGTGCTTTTCTTCACTTCAATGG AAATCTGAAGAGCACCACTTATACTCATTGTGTTACATGCATTTGGGTGCTCCTAAAATATGGCATTGCGTTCCAGGATGCTATAATGTTAAGTTTGAGACGGCCGTGAAGAAATACTTTCCAGATTTGTTAGTTGAACCTCTGTTGGGTCATAAGCTG GTTACTGAAAAATCTGCCTCCATGTTGAAGTCAGAGGGTATACCCATCTATCGTTGCATTCAATATCCTAGGGAGTTTGTTCTTGTCTTCCCAGGAGCATATCATACTGCATTTGACTCGGGCTTTAATTGTACGGAGGTGGTAAATTTTGCTCCCCTTGACTGGTTGCCCTTTGGGCAGAATGCTGTAGAACTCTATCATGAGCAAGGAAGAAAAACTTCACTATCCCACGATAAACTGCTACTTGGGGCAGCTAGGGAAGCTGTGAGGGCACAATGGGAACTTGTACTTTGTGGGAATAACACATCAGATAATTTGAGATGGAAAGATGTGTGTGGAAAGGGAGGGATATTAGCAAAAGCGCTCAAG TCACGTATTAAGTACGAAGGTATTAGGAGGAAGTACCTTTGCAACTCTTCACGGTCACAGAGGATGCGTAAAAATTTTGATGCTACCGGCAAAAAGGAATGCACAGTGTGCCTCTATGACTTGCACATGTCTGCAGCTAGTTGCCAATGCAATCCAAacaaattttcatgtttgaatCATGCAAAGCAGCTCTGTTCTTGCCCTTGGGGTGACAAATTTTTTCTCTTCCGTTATGAAATGAATGAGTTAGATATTCTACTTGAAGCTTTGGAAGGAAAACTAAGTGCAGTCTACAGATGGGCTAAAGATGATCTTGGACTGTCTCTTCATTCTTCTGTCTCCAAAAATAGTCCACAAGAACCATGGCTTGCAGGCCGTCAAAACTCTCGTTCAGAAGAATCAAAACAAAAGGAGCACAAATCCCAAAATGTGGGAAAACCCAATGGAATTGATAGAAACTCTGCTTCTAATATTAAGGCAGAAATAAAGGCACGTCTGCTCCAATCTAAAGTCTTGAATAACTTGAAAGCAAAAGACGATACCGTGGAAACCCAAGATGCAGCAACGCGAAGCAGCATCAGTACTCCTGCATCTGGTATTGAGACAGAAACAAACGCACATGTGCTTCAATCGACAATGTCCAACAAACCAAATGAATACGATAATGCAGTAGCATCTACAATTAATTCGAGTGCGACAGCAGATGGTATTTCATTTTTGCAGAGACAGGTGATATTTGAGGTTTCTTCTGAAAGCACCAGTGTGTCAAGTTGCTCAGAGTCTGAGGAGGAGACATTGGATCTTATCTTTGGTTCAGCTAAAAAGGGTGCTGTATAG
- the LOC122305345 gene encoding putative lysine-specific demethylase JMJ16 isoform X10, with protein sequence MDLGHKRSCCNDENVESFPVPPGFVSLTSFTLRRVERSEETNNSMSFESASTLEPIKTDNMSDVTDIAELKRSCKRRPWIPFDKSSHSPEESESGLFDMDLPKTCLPKGVTRGCPDCSNCLKVIARWRPEEARRSVSEEAPIFYPTEEEFEDTVKYIASIRPRAEAYGICRIVPPSSWQPPCLIKKNNIWENSTFVTHIQQIDGLQKQSSQSKRARFNENVKGKSRSLSMDLNYESSDEDATNPDDVGRFNVESFESEPGPKFALETFKIYADDFKCQYFCSGGKVTGRDKNSTGFQDKGEPSLDDIVGEYIRIVENPTEEIEVLCANLETGVFGSGFPRVSNLVEISGYTKYLKSSWNLNNIPKLPGSLLSFETEETSHILQPQLRVGMCFSSLQWKSEEHHLYSLCYMHLGAPKIWHCVPGCYNVKFETAVKKYFPDLLVEPLLGHKLVTEKSASMLKSEGIPIYRCIQYPREFVLVFPGAYHTAFDSGFNCTEVVNFAPLDWLPFGQNAVELYHEQGRKTSLSHDKLLLGAAREAVRAQWELVLCGNNTSDNLRWKDVCGKGGILAKALKSRIKYEGIRRKYLCNSSRSQRMRKNFDATGKKECTVCLYDLHMSAASCQCNPNKFSCLNHAKQLCSCPWGDKFFLFRYEMNELDILLEALEGKLSAVYRWAKDDLGLSLHSSVSKNSPQEPWLAGRQNSRSEESKQKEHKSQNVGKPNGIDRNSASNIKAEIKARLLQSKVLNNLKAKDDTVETQDAATRSSISTPASGIETETNAHVLQSTMSNKPNEYDNAVASTINSSATADGISFLQRQVIFEVSSESTSVSSCSESEEETLDLIFGSAKKGAV encoded by the exons ATGGACTTAGGGCACAAAAGGTCTTGTTGTAATGATGAGAATGTGGAAAGTTTCCCAGTTCCACCAGGTTTTGTATCTCTTACATCCTTCACATTGAGGAGGGTGGAAAGAAGTGAAGAAACCAATAATTCCATGTCCTTCGAGAGTGCATCTACACTAGAGCCAATCAAGACGGACAACATGTCTGACGTGACCgatattgcagagttgaagaGATCTTGCAAACGCAGACCATGGATACCTTTCGACAAAAGCAGTCACAGTCCAGAGGAATCTGAATCAGGACTCTTTGACATG GATCTCCCTAAAACTTGCCTTCCAAAAGGGGTTACTCGTGGATGCCCAGATTGTAGTAATTGTCTGAAG GTAATAGCAAGGTGGCGTCCGGAAGAGGCAAGAAGGAGTGTCAGTGAAGAGGCTCCCATTTTCTATCCAACGGAAGAG GAATTTGAAGACACTGTTAAGTATATTGCAAGCATACGCCCTAGAGCAGAAGCATATGGAATTTGTCGTATTGTTCCTCCTTCTTCATGGCAACCTCCTTgcctaattaagaaaaataacatATGGGAAAATTCTACGTTTGTTACCCATATTCAGCAGATAGATGGGCTTCAAAAACAGTCTTCACAGAGCAAAAGAGCTAGATTTAATGAAAATGTAAAGGGTAAGAGTAGAAGTTTGAGTATGGATCTAAACTATGAGTCTAGTGATGAAGATGCCACAAACCCTGATGATGTTGGACGTTTCAATGTTGAAAGCTTTGAGTCTGAACCTGGCCCAAAATTTGCTCTCGAAACTTTCAAGATATATGCAGATGATTTCAagtgccaatatttttgcagtGGAGGTAAGGTTACAGGTCGGGATAAAAATTCAACTGGGTTCCAAGATAAGGGGGAACCATCATTGGATGATATTGTGGgtgaatacatacgtattgtTGAGAATCCAACTGAAGAAATTGAG GTGCTTTGTGCAAACCTGGAGACTGGAGTTTTTGGCAGTGGATTTCCAAGAGTATCCAATCTTGTGGAGATATCTGGTTATACTAAGTATTTGAAATCAAGCTGGAACTTAAATAATATACCTAAACTGCCCggttctcttctttcttttgaaaCCGAGGAGACGTCTCATATCTTACAGCCTCAGCTTCGTGTAGGAATGTGCTTTTCTTCACTTCAATGG AAATCTGAAGAGCACCACTTATACTCATTGTGTTACATGCATTTGGGTGCTCCTAAAATATGGCATTGCGTTCCAGGATGCTATAATGTTAAGTTTGAGACGGCCGTGAAGAAATACTTTCCAGATTTGTTAGTTGAACCTCTGTTGGGTCATAAGCTG GTTACTGAAAAATCTGCCTCCATGTTGAAGTCAGAGGGTATACCCATCTATCGTTGCATTCAATATCCTAGGGAGTTTGTTCTTGTCTTCCCAGGAGCATATCATACTGCATTTGACTCGGGCTTTAATTGTACGGAGGTGGTAAATTTTGCTCCCCTTGACTGGTTGCCCTTTGGGCAGAATGCTGTAGAACTCTATCATGAGCAAGGAAGAAAAACTTCACTATCCCACGATAAACTGCTACTTGGGGCAGCTAGGGAAGCTGTGAGGGCACAATGGGAACTTGTACTTTGTGGGAATAACACATCAGATAATTTGAGATGGAAAGATGTGTGTGGAAAGGGAGGGATATTAGCAAAAGCGCTCAAG TCACGTATTAAGTACGAAGGTATTAGGAGGAAGTACCTTTGCAACTCTTCACGGTCACAGAGGATGCGTAAAAATTTTGATGCTACCGGCAAAAAGGAATGCACAGTGTGCCTCTATGACTTGCACATGTCTGCAGCTAGTTGCCAATGCAATCCAAacaaattttcatgtttgaatCATGCAAAGCAGCTCTGTTCTTGCCCTTGGGGTGACAAATTTTTTCTCTTCCGTTATGAAATGAATGAGTTAGATATTCTACTTGAAGCTTTGGAAGGAAAACTAAGTGCAGTCTACAGATGGGCTAAAGATGATCTTGGACTGTCTCTTCATTCTTCTGTCTCCAAAAATAGTCCACAAGAACCATGGCTTGCAGGCCGTCAAAACTCTCGTTCAGAAGAATCAAAACAAAAGGAGCACAAATCCCAAAATGTGGGAAAACCCAATGGAATTGATAGAAACTCTGCTTCTAATATTAAGGCAGAAATAAAGGCACGTCTGCTCCAATCTAAAGTCTTGAATAACTTGAAAGCAAAAGACGATACCGTGGAAACCCAAGATGCAGCAACGCGAAGCAGCATCAGTACTCCTGCATCTGGTATTGAGACAGAAACAAACGCACATGTGCTTCAATCGACAATGTCCAACAAACCAAATGAATACGATAATGCAGTAGCATCTACAATTAATTCGAGTGCGACAGCAGATGGTATTTCATTTTTGCAGAGACAGGTGATATTTGAGGTTTCTTCTGAAAGCACCAGTGTGTCAAGTTGCTCAGAGTCTGAGGAGGAGACATTGGATCTTATCTTTGGTTCAGCTAAAAAGGGTGCTGTATAG